A region from the Wolbachia endosymbiont (group A) of Rhinocyllus conicus genome encodes:
- a CDS encoding phage tail sheath subtilisin-like domain-containing protein — MTEQFLHGVNVIEVTSGAKTVRTAKSSVIGVIGTAPEADEQKFPLNKPVLIAGSLKEAARLGKNGSLPSAINGIFSQIGATVVVIRVEESDPKLKEEETLKNIIGGVDEETGEYLGVQAFLSSESIVHVAPRILIAPQFTHQLPEDGKNPVVGALIPIAEKLRSIIVADGPNTNDEEAIKWRKSVGSSRIYVVDPWVKVFIEGKEEILPPSSFVAGLIAKVDSKQGFWHSPSNKEINGIIGTSRPIDFTLGNINCRANHLNENEVTTIIHQNGYRLWGNRTCSNDSKWAFLSVRRTADLINDSLLRAHLWAVDRNITKTYIDDVIEGVNSYLASLKAQGAIISGKCYATPELNTPANIASGKVYFDFEFTPPYPAEQITFKSHLVNIS, encoded by the coding sequence ATGACAGAACAATTTTTACACGGAGTAAATGTTATTGAGGTAACCTCAGGAGCAAAAACAGTACGTACAGCTAAATCATCAGTGATAGGTGTAATTGGTACTGCACCTGAAGCTGATGAGCAAAAATTTCCACTGAATAAACCGGTACTGATAGCAGGAAGCTTAAAAGAAGCAGCAAGACTTGGAAAGAATGGAAGTTTACCTTCTGCAATAAACGGAATATTTTCCCAAATTGGTGCAACAGTAGTAGTTATTCGAGTTGAGGAAAGTGATCCAAAATTAAAAGAAGAAGAGACGCTGAAGAATATAATTGGCGGTGTTGATGAAGAAACCGGAGAATATCTGGGCGTACAAGCATTCCTTAGCAGTGAAAGCATAGTTCATGTTGCGCCAAGAATACTGATTGCACCTCAATTTACTCACCAATTACCAGAAGATGGCAAAAATCCGGTGGTTGGCGCTTTGATTCCTATAGCAGAAAAGCTGAGAAGCATAATAGTAGCAGATGGACCAAATACCAACGATGAAGAAGCAATAAAATGGAGAAAAAGTGTAGGCAGCTCAAGAATTTACGTCGTTGATCCTTGGGTGAAGGTATTTATTGAAGGAAAAGAAGAAATTTTGCCTCCAAGTTCATTTGTAGCTGGTTTAATAGCGAAAGTAGATAGCAAGCAAGGATTTTGGCACTCACCTTCAAATAAAGAGATAAATGGTATTATTGGAACAAGCAGGCCTATTGATTTTACGCTCGGTAATATAAATTGTAGAGCAAACCACTTGAATGAAAATGAAGTAACAACGATAATTCATCAAAATGGCTATAGGCTTTGGGGAAATAGAACATGTTCAAACGATTCGAAATGGGCTTTTCTATCAGTAAGGCGCACTGCAGATTTAATTAACGATAGTTTACTTCGAGCTCATCTCTGGGCAGTTGATCGCAATATCACAAAAACTTATATAGATGATGTGATTGAGGGGGTGAATTCCTATCTGGCAAGTTTAAAAGCACAAGGAGCAATTATCAGTGGAAAATGTTATGCAACTCCAGAACTCAACACACCGGCAAACATTGCAAGCGGGAAAGTGTATTTTGACTTTGAGTTTACACCACCATATCCGGCAGAACAAATAACATTCAAATCTCATCTCGTAAATATAAGTTAG
- a CDS encoding phage major tail tube protein, whose protein sequence is MLPKILRNFNVFVDGRGYAGKIDEITLPKLTIKTDEYRAGGMDIPVNIDMGMEKLEADFTFSEYDTELFRLFGLINGNSVSLTLRGGMQGSGSNDIEAVIINLRGIFKEFYFGNWKPAEKATLKCTVAAHYYKLTIGGNELIEIDAENMIRKINGVDQMALLQTILGI, encoded by the coding sequence GTGTTACCGAAAATACTGAGAAATTTTAACGTATTCGTTGATGGTCGTGGTTATGCAGGAAAAATAGATGAAATAACCTTGCCAAAACTTACCATAAAAACAGATGAATATAGAGCTGGTGGTATGGATATTCCAGTAAATATTGATATGGGCATGGAAAAGCTTGAAGCAGATTTCACTTTTTCTGAATACGATACAGAACTCTTTAGGCTATTTGGTCTAATAAATGGGAATTCAGTTTCTTTGACACTCAGAGGTGGAATGCAAGGAAGTGGAAGTAATGATATTGAAGCAGTAATAATCAATTTAAGAGGCATTTTTAAAGAGTTTTACTTTGGCAACTGGAAACCTGCTGAAAAAGCAACGCTGAAGTGTACTGTAGCTGCCCATTATTATAAACTTACGATAGGTGGTAATGAATTAATAGAGATCGATGCTGAAAATATGATTAGAAAGATAAATGGCGTTGATCAAATGGCCTTGCTACAAACGATTCTAGGGATCTAA
- a CDS encoding type II toxin-antitoxin system RelE family toxin, with amino-acid sequence MPSGIKPYNIDYSESVIKKDIPALPAKVKLMIKKAIMERLTADPIGLGKPLKHNLSGQRSLRVSTYRILYYIDVPEHTVVITSIEHRKDSYQS; translated from the coding sequence ATGCCTTCTGGGATTAAGCCTTACAATATAGACTATTCAGAATCTGTTATAAAGAAAGACATTCCGGCTCTTCCAGCAAAAGTAAAGTTAATGATTAAGAAGGCAATAATGGAACGTCTAACAGCTGATCCAATTGGACTTGGAAAGCCATTAAAGCATAACTTAAGTGGACAACGTAGTCTACGGGTGAGTACCTATCGTATACTTTATTATATAGATGTACCAGAACATACAGTAGTTATTACTTCAATTGAACACAGAAAAGATTCTTATCAAAGCTAA
- a CDS encoding phage tail assembly protein, producing the protein MQAITLNNPITVDGISVSELTVRRPKVRDYLAIERLNGSDLSKEVTLTANLTSVAKEAIEELDIADYVKVQEVLKDFFSPIIQKT; encoded by the coding sequence ATGCAAGCTATAACACTTAATAACCCAATAACAGTTGATGGTATTTCTGTCTCAGAACTTACTGTTAGACGTCCAAAAGTTAGAGACTATTTGGCAATAGAACGCCTTAATGGTAGTGATCTGAGTAAGGAAGTAACTTTGACTGCCAATTTGACATCAGTTGCAAAAGAAGCGATTGAAGAGTTAGATATTGCTGATTATGTGAAAGTTCAAGAGGTATTAAAGGATTTTTTTTCACCGATTATCCAAAAAACTTGA